Part of the Aquimarina sp. TRL1 genome, AACATGGATATGGCTAGAGATATGATGGCTGATGTATCATATTTTGGAACTATGATGATTTATAAAGGTCATGCAGATGGAATGGTATCCGGAGCTGTACATACTACTCAGCATACGATACGACCAGCATTACAATTTATTAAGACCAAACCAGGTGCGAATATTGTTTCTTCTATCTTTTTTATGTGTCTGGACGATCGGGTATCGGTATTTGGAGATTGTGCGATTAACCCCAACCCAAATGCAGAAGAACTGGCAGAAATCGCAATTACCTCTGCTGATTCTACAGCAGCTTTTGGTATAGAACCTAAAATAGCGATGCTGTCATATTCATCAGGAACATCAGGAAAAGGAGCAGATGTAGAGATTGTGCGTTCTGCTACGGAGATTGTAAAAAAACAACGTCCGGATCTCAAAATCGAAGGACCGATACAGTATGATGCGGCGGTAGATATGGAAGTAGGAAAAAGCAAACTTCCGGATTCTGAAGTCGCTGGACAAGCAAGTGTATTGATCTTTCCTGATCTCAATACCGGAAACAATACGTATAAGGCAATTCAGCGGGAGACAGGTGCATTAGCCATCGGACCGATGCTACAAGGATTAAATAAACCGGTAAATGATCTCAGTCGTGGATGTACTGCTGATGATGTATACAATACCGTAATAATAACAGCCATTCAGGCACAAGGATTATAAAAAGCCTATATGCAAGTACTCGTTTTAAACTCAGGAAGCTCTTCTATAAAATTTCAATTATTCACCATGCCAGAGGAGACGGTAATCTGCGCAGGTCTGGTAGAACGTATTGGTTTGGAGAATGCCCGGATTACGTATAAAACCGATATAAATACTCTAGAGGAGGAGGTATCTATAACCAATCACAAAGAAGGATTAGAGTGCATTGCATCCTATCTGATGGATCAGAAGACAGGGGTGATTAATGCCGCAGATGATATTGCCGTTGTAGGGCACCGAGTGGTACATGGAGGAAGCTCGTTTGCAGAGACGGTAGTAATTACAGAGGAGGTGAAACAAAAGATTGCAGAATTAGCTCCTTTGGCTCCGTTGCACAATCCAGCTAATCTGATAGGAATTGAAGTAGCAGAAACTATTTTTACCCAAGCAACTCAGGTAGGGGTTTTTGATACCGCATTTCATCAGACGATGCCTGTAGTGGCATATAAATATGCAATTCCAAATCAGTTTTTGGATACCCATCATATTCGGGTATATGGGTTTCATGGAACCAGTCATAAATATGTATCAGAAAAAGCCAATGCTTTTTTAGGGAAGGCTGCTTCCCGAATAATTACCATTCATTTAGGGAATGGGTGTAGTATGACTGCTGTAAAAGATGGAAAAAGTATAGAGCATTCATTGGGATTCGCTCCTATGAATGGTCTTATTATGGGAACTCGTTCCGGAGATATTGATCCGGGAATTATTTTTCATTTGGTAGATTCATTAGGGTATACCATGGAGGAAGTGAGTTCGTTACTACAAAAAGAAAGTGGTATGCTGGGCTTAACAGGTTTTAGTGATCTCCGGGATATAGAAGCTGCCGCTGAAGCTGGAAATAAAGAATGTCAGCTGGCATTAGAAATGAATGCATATCGGATAAAAAAGTTTATAGGAGCTTTTGCTACTGTTATGAATGGACTTGATGCTATTGTCTTTACTGCAGGAATTGGAGAAAACTCAGACGTGATCAGAAAATTGGTATGTACTGATCTCGATTTTCTGGGAATTCAGCTGGATGAAGAAAAAAACGCAGTACGATCCAAAGAAATCAGAGCGATTAACAAGGAAGATGCTTCGGTAAAAATCTTGATAGTACCGACTAATGAAGAGTTGGAAATCGCCAAACAATCTGTAGCGTTATTAGAATAATAGCGATATAAATGATAGTACGAATAGTACCCGGTGTTTCTTAACAAGAAATACCGGGTATTTTTTTAAGCAGTATTCAATCTCTTTTCCTCGGTAGATTGCTAAAAGGTCACAGGTAATTTCTTTGTTGTTCTAAATAGATAATTCAGTAACTGGAAATAATTTTAATAAAAATCCTCTTTTTTGGGTAATGAAATACATGCGTACACTCTTATCAATAGAAACCCATGTGGAGGAATCCGAAAATCCAATTGATAAAAAGAGTAGGAAAAAAAATCTAACGTTATGAACAATACACACATTACACTATTACTGGTTTTACTCTCTTTCACGACATTACTAAGCTGTACTAAAGAAGCGCTTCCTGCAGAAGAGGTAAATATTACAGAAGAGGAATCAATTACATTATATCTGGCAGATGTAGATGAAACCATTACGGTAAAAAGTCTTGATGAAGTAAAAGTAATTATAGCCAAACGCTATGATCAAAATAACAAGGCAGTAAAAAATGCGATAGGTAAGATTAACCTATTCCAAAAAGAGATGAAGTATGCAAGTACACTGGACTTAACAGATCCCGATGTGGAAAAGAAATACAGCCAGCAAATACAGCAAAAATATAGTAATCATAAAGTATATAACAAATCGACAAACGGAATATTATGGGATGGTCATGCTACTGGGTTTTTAAGTGTAACCACTATCCCTTTGAACCTGAAAGCCAGCAAGAGAAATAAAGCATCCAGCTGGTCACCTATAAGCCCGGGAACAGTTGTGTTATGTGATAAGAAATGGTTTAAAGGAAGTAAGTTTGTCTTATTTTCCATTATTCCAGGACCCACTGCTGTTGTCCATACTCCCTTTGACAACAAAGCAGATTCTTTTTTCTAAAAGAAAGCAAAACTGCCTTTACTTAGTAAAGGCAGTTGTTTTTTATAAGAGGTGTTGTTTCTTAAAGGGAAATAGAGCAGTTACTAACCAAACAGATTTGAACTTACTTCGTATAAGTATGTTATTTTCTTTTCCCAGAGAATCTGATTAACAAACACAATAGGATGAAAATGATATACGGTAGAATTAGCAGGAAAGATACGTTTCGGCTGTTTCGCGTTTTGTTTCTACATAATCCTCTACATAGTCGTGCTGTAAAAAACATTGCTTACATTGATTATGTGATAGCCCATCTTTATAACTCTACCAACCCTTGATCAGTAAGCTTGTATTTGGTTACTTCTTTTCGAACTTCTTTAACCGGATACATGTTTTTTTCTGTACTGTTTTCTTTATCCCATATTTTAAAAATCTTATAAACTTCTAATTTATCTTTATCTAATTTAAAAGTAATATCATAGTAACCATCTATAACACTATCCCCATTTAGTGCAAGGGAAGAGCCATAAAGCTGAATAAACTCTTTTGTTTGACCGTTGTCAATGATAGCCATTTTTATGTATAAATTATCACTGTCACAAGTATAAAATAGCAATTGATATTTTATGGTTTCATAATGCATGATATCCCATACACTGCCTCCTCCACAAAGATTACCTTCAACGACCTCGTTTAAATCTTTAAGTTTAAACTTTTCTAAATCATCTACATATTTATCGCTTAAAAGCTTATCATGTGTTAATGGAAAAAAGTCTATTTTATTTAGACCGAAATAATATAAGGAGTTTTTATTCCCTTTTAAAGTAAATTGACTTTCCAAATGTTTTATCTTATCAATATAGCTTTGTTCTTTATCTGATAAAGTAACTTCTATAGTAGAGTCAGGTTTATACCAGGACTTAGTTTTGTAATACGTATTTAGGTCTTCACTTTTAAAAACATACCCTTTACGAGCAAAAATTTCATTTCTAATCAAACGTAATTCTTCTTTGGTTTTTGTTTTTAACACTTCTTCTGATAAGTACTTAAATGATGATGTTACTACTTTAGATTCAGTTTGTCCTTTACAAGACAAGAAAGCACATATTACTAGAAACATTACTATTCTTTTCATTATAATTGTTTTGTATAATTTTTAGGTATAAAGTAGCCTTTCCATCCTGCGTGTCCAGCTAATGCTTCTAAAAGTGGTTTATTGCAATACCGATTAACTAATACCTCTATAACGTTGAAAAATTCGAAGAGAGGGTGTAGAGCAGCAGACGTACCGATTAAAAATCCGTGTTATCAGGTATTATATTAAAAAGGTTTTTCAACGCATTCACTGTTTTTTCTAAGGATTTCTATAATTTCATCAGGATTAATGTCTTTAATATCATAATTAATATTATTAAGAATACATATTTTTTTACTATCTTCTAGTAAAAATGATCCTTTAATTTTATAAAGTATTAGTGTGTTTTTCTGAGGATCAAAATACCAAAAAGATTCAATTTTAGTATCCGATCTAGAATCTCTATTCATTAACTCTATACTTCGGTTATCTACCACGTTAATACTATATTCATCAGTATAAAATACAGGTGAGAAATCTTGTCTGGATTGCTAACGATACTTTGGTCCCCGATATAATCTGCATAATCTTTGTAAGTTCCAGGATTATTATAATAGCCTGTATTATCTTTACTGCCAGTTAATTGAATTATTCCTCTACCTTTATATGTACTTTGACTGGATTTAAATTTATTCGGTTCTTCAATCGATTGTCTAAACAAACCAGTTTCTGCACTAACTTGAGCTAAAGTACTAACATAACTCATACTAGGAGCAGTGGGGGACATTATTATTGGGTTTTTATAATACAATCCTCGGCTTCTGTTAATTTCTCATAGATTTCATCAGAATCATAATTTACTAACGGAATATTAATATTATCAATAGTACAAATCTTGAGATTATTTTCGGACTTTTGTTTTAAAACAAAATTTACAATAACCTTTGTAACATAAAATTCATTTTTTTTAGAATCTAATTTTAAAAATATTGAGATTTCATTTCCGTAACTATCTCCAGAACTTGATACTATTATATTTTCGTGTTGTATTTTATAGCTAGATAAATTATAAAAACTCGGGCTAGGATCCTCAAATTTAATTACTGTATTATCCGATAAAGTAACAGTTGCTATACCTTCATCATTTGATTTTACTTTTTGAATTTTTCTTAATGTCGATATATTTTCTCGTAATTTTGTACCGTAGTTTTGTTCCCATTTTTTCTGGGCAAAAGAGAGAAATTTTTTTGGTGCTTTATAAAATGATTTATCAATTATTGACTTATCGTAATTAATAGCAATATCAGGATTTCTTATACTAACTTCATCTTTTCTAAGTCCTCTAATTTTATACTTTTGATCTGCTTCTATCATCATTAGTTTCATGGTAGTGGGACCAATACCACCTTGGCATGCTAATTCATATAAAAAACAAATTTCTTTTATGTTATCTGAGTCAAGATCAGTAATAGATAAAGAATTCTCTATGTAATTAATGTCAAAATCTACAGGGCAATTTTCTATAAAATCATATATATTTAAATATGATGAATTAGAATTATTTTTAACTAATTCCGCGAAAAACTCTACTTTTTCTGTCCCTTTAATATTTTTTGAAAAAATAATAGCATTATCACCAAGTTTATCCTTCCAAGATTTACAGGCAATTAATAAACTTCCTTTACTTTTATAATTATCACATATTCCTTTTTCCTCTTTTACCTTTTCATGACTAGTAATGTTTTCTGAAACTTGTAGATTCTTCTTTTTAGAATCATTGTTACAGTTTATTAGAAAAGTACTAACGACTAGTAGAGTGATTATCTCCTTTCGCATCTGTTGAAATCTCTTTAAGATCATAATTAATGTCGCTTATTTTATAGTTTTTAGGATACCGATATCCTATAATTTTTGATTTGTCAATTGCACTATAGCAGACCATACCATTTGATGATTTATCTCCTCCAGTTTGGTTACCTCCAAGTAAAACGATTTTATCTCCTTTTTTCCCAATGACAAAAGCTACGTGTGAATAATCGCAAATTGCTAATGCACCATAACACGGTTCAAATTTGTCTGGGGCTATACCCCAATTTTTCCAAGAAAAGGCATTGTAACCTGTATCATTTAGATTTTCATTTGCAATTCCAGATTTTGAATAACACCAATATGCAAATGAACCACACCAAGGATCAAAAATCTTTTTGGATTTAATATAATCATCAGTAATTTCCCTTCCCATTAATTTTTTAGTATATCCTGCGGTTTTGTGATATTCTAAAATTCTAGGGTCATTATAATCTATGCCATAAATCTCTTCCACTCCAATTTCCATTTTTGCAATTTCAATCCAAGGTGTTGTAGAATTATTATCTATTGTGTTTGCTTGGGAGTATTTATTATTGATACATTTTGTATCATATCTAAAAATTCGTTTTAATATTTTATAATACTTTTCTCGTTCTTTTTTCCCATTTCCTCCTCCGTTAACAAAAACTGAAATCAAATTTTGATATTTATCAACCTCTAATGCTACTTCATTTAATGATTTTCCATAAATATCAGCATATTTTTGTTTAGAAGATTTCTTCGAAAAACTAACTTTCTTGTATTTTGACCAAAACCATCCAGCAGAATCCATTGCGTATACTAAATCATTCGAAATAAATTTTTCATAATTATTACTTCTTAATTCTAGCTCTGTTTCAGACTTTCCTTTTAATACTCCTTCTATATTTTTTGCTGCGTATTTAAGATATTTGATTTGAGAATTACGCCAAGTCAATTGCATAAAGCCACGACCTTTATATTTGGGACCATCACCAATCTGTGTATTGCCATTCTTTTTTGCTTCAGTATGATTTCCTGGATTATAATTATTACCATTAGCGTATTCTAATCCTGTGGTAAATCGTGCAGATTCCCAATAAAGTTGAGCGATAAAATGTATCTTTTGAACACAATGGTTTATGCCGTACTTTCTTGTAGTTTTATTGAACTCTTCGGTTAATCTTTCAAATGTTTTCTCATTATTTGAAATATTACAATTATCATGATTTAAGATGTCATTACCAAGTTTTTCACTTCTTCTTAGTCTTGTAAAAATATCGGTAAATTCTTCTACAGTAAGATCACGGTTACAAGAACATTTTCCAGTCTGTTCCCCAAAAATCAATTTCATCTGATTAACAAAAGCAATAGGATGAAAATGATATACATTCTCCGTGGTCGGAAAGGTACGTTTTGGGATTTCTACTTCTTTTTCTTTTTTTGTTTCGACAGTAGAGTTTGTAGTCGTTGTTGGTACCGGGGAACTGAGTTCTTTCCTATCTTCTTCGGTAATGCCAAAATCTCGTTTTTTAGGAGTGTTCTCTTTTGGAGGAGAAGGGGGAGGGGAATAGGTCAGTTTGGCTGCTTTTTGCCAAAACATCATTTTTTCAACCTGTCCTTTAATACCGTCTAGTTTTTGATTTTTTAATTTTTCCAGAAAGGTTTTTACCTCGTCTTCTTCTTTACTTATGATATAATCATAAAAGGAGGTCACCTCGTCTGCGATTTCTTGTGGAGAATAAGCCCATTCAAGTTTGTGTTTACAAACCATTTTGGCAATTTCCAATTGAGTTTCAAGAGTACTATAGGCAGCCTCAATTTCAAAAAAACACAAGACTTCATCTTTGGTAGAGGATATCGTTTTCCAAAGTTTCTTTATAAACTCACTCTCTGTATCAGTAGCTTCCCGTAGGTCTTTTATATCATACATATATTCATCTCCGCCATCAAGGGGAGTAAATCCAAATTTTTGCCAGTTATAGGCACTAAAGGTATCAAAATTTTTATTTTCGATCCAGCCTTTTTTGGTTTCACGTTTACTTCCAGATGCATACGAACAGTGTACCTGTATCCATTCTGTATTTGTATCCTGAGAAACTTTTTTGGTATTCCGCAGATCTACGATGACATCTTTAGGTAGGGTTTCATCAATATCGGTTTCCTGTTCCGGGGTGGCAATATAGGCTGTGGTAATAGCCTTGTTTAGAGTGGTATGGTCTCCCTTCTGTGCTGGATGTGTATCTATATATTCAATCTGAATTGTTTTTTCTTCGAACCTGCAATCTTCTTTCATAAAATATTCTATGATCGATCCGGTTTTTACACCCAGTGGAACCAACTGTTTTACCACTTTTTCTTTGGTTTTTATCTCAGTAACAGGAAAAAGGTCTTTTAATTTTACCCAATACGTTTTTGGATTGTTTTTTGGGCGGTATTGTAGTTTTCGGTGTGCTATATATTCCTTGTTTTTTAACAATTCATTTTCTTGTGATTTAGAAATATTGGTGCCATCTTTTTTAGCTCTGGATACCCAATATAATGGGGTTTTATGACTGGGAAGTTGATTGTCGAAATAGGTTTTGTTAATTGTATCAAATTTATCAGATGGAATTGTATAATAAGCATTATTACTTCCTGCCGGATCTTTATAGGTTCCTAACAGTGATTTTTTGACAGTAGCTGTAATCTTTTTTTTGGCTTCTTTTATATTTGCATATACACCTTTGATGTCAGTAACCTTAACTTCAAGTTTTTCCGGAAGATTGACCTGGATTGTAATACTTTTCTGTAATAGGGTTCCTTTGGGAAGAATGGTAAAGTGTTTCTTATCTTTTCCTGCACCAAATTCATTCTTAAGAAAGGCTTTTGTGCCTTCTGCCATAAATACATCGACCTGGGCTGCATAATACCAATTACTGAGTTCTCCTTGTAAAGATCCAGTGTATCCTACTTTCTGCCCTGCCTCAATTGGAATATCACAGGCTACGATTTTATTTTTTTCTATTTTTGTTGGGTCAAATACTTTTTTGACATTGAAGTTTGTCTTGTGTGAATAGCCTTCATATCCTTCAATGACATACCAATCTTCTTTTTTTTCTTTGATTATTACTTTTTCTCCGTGAGGGATAATGTCTTTTATAACGGCTCTGGTTTTTGTAGCATGCCGAACTCTTGCTCCCTTAGGAGAATCTCCTTCCCATTTTTTAGTGTCTTCTTTATAGGTGATGATTTCATATTTATTGTCCCCTATTTTTTTGACATATTTTGTACTGGTATGAATATAGATATCTTTATAAGTGGTTCCCTGATCATCCGTGTAAGTTACTTTTGTGTATGCTCCTTTTTTTATTTCTTTTCCGTCTTCATCTTTGACAATATTTACTTTTTCTCCAAATGGAATGATTAATTTGACACTGGAAATTTTTCCTTGTTTATTTAGGGTTCGTGCATTCAACCCCTGTACTTTATAGATGTACCCTTCATTGCTGGTTACTACCGTTTCTTCTTTACTAAAAAGCTCAGGTGCTTCGAGGAACTTATCTCCTTCTAAGGGATTGATCGGCATTAAATGGTTGTATAAACTATAAAAGGTTATATATTTTTTTTCCAGCTCAGAGGTTTCCTGTGTTGTTCCTTCATTGACTTTGACTTCTTTTTGTAATAAGAGATCATGCTGTAACAGTACAAAACAATTGGAATATTTATAGTTGTTTAGTTCTTTCTGATCGGGATTTTCACTTTTTGTAGTGGTGCTTCCATCTGTAGTGTATTCGGTTTTAGGAAGCTCTTCATAATCATCCATAAATCGATAAGCAATAATTCTACCATCTGCAATAGCTTGGATAGGAGTGTTGGCTTTTTCGATATGAATTCCTCCATGCCAGGTATTAAAATGGTTAATGAGGTACTTACCGAATGAGTTGGTAAACTTCAGATCTTCCTTTCTACCATTTTTTTCGGGATAACGTATTTTCATATTACTACCGGTTAAAAACTAATACTGAATTGACCTAATCGTCCTTGCTTTTTGATTTCTTCTCTTATTTTTTCCTGATTCGCTTGTGCTTCCCGGGTGTTTCTCAGGATGCGATTCAGGATACTGATTTCGGGAAAGGGGAGTTGCTGTATAGGCATTACTGCTGTTGGGGCAGTACACCCGGTACCGATTAATACGGTAGTTTCTCCTACAGTGATCGTTCCTCCGTGGGCTGTCATATCCCCCACAGTAGCGGCAGGTTTTCCCCCGATTAGTACAGTCGCACACCCCATAACGATGGTGTCCGGAGGGCCGGTACAAGTACATTGATCTCCGATAACTGCGGCGGGTTTACCTCCGATCAGTACGGTGGGAATTCCGGGACCGGTAACAGGTCCTCCTACATGAGGAGTGGTTCCACTGCACATAGGGCAGGTATGCATACTTCCGATGGTGGCGGCGGGTCCTGGCATAATACTCTAGGTTTTAGCGATTAATTTAATTTTAAGATTCCTCCGGATACTTCAGTCATGGCACTACCGGAGACTTTGGTTTGTGGGCTATTGAGCTCTGCCCCAGCCAGTCCCTCTACAATGGCATTTTGTCCTTTGGCAGTCATATCACTACTGGCTTCTATTGCCAGTGCTGCATTACTGCGTACTGTCGTATCTGCTTCGGATTGCAGTTCTACGGTTCCCTGACTGATCGCTTTTACCGCTGTTTCGGCAGCGACTTCTACATTTTGCTGGGCACCAAGGGTGATGTTTTCTTCGGCAGTGATATGTACATTTTTTGCCGAGATATTAATATCTTCTGTAGCATTAATAGTCAATGATTTTGCCTGGGTATCAAAAGTGATGATACTACCATCATTATCATAAATATTGATCTTTTCTTCTCCTTCGGTATCATTGAGTTCTATGGTATGACCGCTTCGGGTTCGAATAGCTTTGACATTATTTTGCTCGCTTTGCCAGTTCTCTGCCTTAGCGACTCCATGATATAAACTCCCTGCTACATAGGGACGTTCTGAATGGTTATTTTCGAACTGACATACTACGGTTTCTCCGGTTTCCGGAATAAAATGAAATCCTTTATCTGCCCCGGCATGAGGTGTTAATACCCGAATCCAGGGAGTGGTCTCTCCGGTAATTTCCTGAAAAGGAAATTGTATTTTTACCCGGCTCATCCCCTCCGGATCAGCATTGTCCGTCACTTTCCCTATTTCGATAGTACTAACCGGATGCTGTAACATAGTGGCTAAAGGATATACATCTATTTCTGTGGTAATTGCCTGAAAGTGATTTTTGTAATTTCCGCCTTCTATATTGGTATGGCGTACCTCAATTACCCGAAAGCTTCCATAGCCTTCGACCCGAACCACTGCTCCCAACTGTATTCCGGGATTGTCACTGACACCATGAGCAATCACCTGCTTGGATTCTATAGCTTGTGTATGGAACTCTACTTGCTGCTCAAAACGTTGTTGGAGATTTTGATCCGTTACTCCGTGATGATAGATATTGGTTTCCTTGCTATAGAGTACATTCCCTTTATTGGTCGCCAGACTGTGATAGCCTGCTGCAGCGGTTGCGACTTCACTGCTTCGTTTCTGATACAGTTCATTGGTTAAGTAATCTTGTGTTGCATAGGCAAATTTATTAGGTGTAGGCCGCATTCGTACCGAAAAAGATTCCAGATCTCTTCCATATACAAGTTGGGTCTCTTCATTAGAAGGGGTTCCAAAAACCAGTTGTACACCATCGTAATAGAACCAGTTATTCGTACTAGCTGCTAAGCGGGCACTATAGGCAAAATTACTTTCGTTTTTTTGTACACTATAATGAATGGTATCAGATTGTCTGGGAGCAAAAGCAGTGGCTAACTTCCCTACATCGTACCCCTGATAGGTTCGTTCTAACAACTCTGTGAGGTCGAGATCCATATAAGAAGTCGTATGGATTCCATCATCTGCCAATATTGTCGTACTCATTGCTTCAATGATCACAATATCTCCTGAAGCTCCAGACTGATGTGCTTTGGTCGCATTAACTGCTGTGATTAATCCTTTGAACTGT contains:
- a CDS encoding acetate/propionate family kinase translates to MQVLVLNSGSSSIKFQLFTMPEETVICAGLVERIGLENARITYKTDINTLEEEVSITNHKEGLECIASYLMDQKTGVINAADDIAVVGHRVVHGGSSFAETVVITEEVKQKIAELAPLAPLHNPANLIGIEVAETIFTQATQVGVFDTAFHQTMPVVAYKYAIPNQFLDTHHIRVYGFHGTSHKYVSEKANAFLGKAASRIITIHLGNGCSMTAVKDGKSIEHSLGFAPMNGLIMGTRSGDIDPGIIFHLVDSLGYTMEEVSSLLQKESGMLGLTGFSDLRDIEAAAEAGNKECQLALEMNAYRIKKFIGAFATVMNGLDAIVFTAGIGENSDVIRKLVCTDLDFLGIQLDEEKNAVRSKEIRAINKEDASVKILIVPTNEELEIAKQSVALLE
- a CDS encoding YARHG domain-containing protein encodes the protein MKRIVMFLVICAFLSCKGQTESKVVTSSFKYLSEEVLKTKTKEELRLIRNEIFARKGYVFKSEDLNTYYKTKSWYKPDSTIEVTLSDKEQSYIDKIKHLESQFTLKGNKNSLYYFGLNKIDFFPLTHDKLLSDKYVDDLEKFKLKDLNEVVEGNLCGGGSVWDIMHYETIKYQLLFYTCDSDNLYIKMAIIDNGQTKEFIQLYGSSLALNGDSVIDGYYDITFKLDKDKLEVYKIFKIWDKENSTEKNMYPVKEVRKEVTKYKLTDQGLVEL
- a CDS encoding M949_RS01915 family surface polysaccharide biosynthesis protein, whose product is MRKEIITLLVVSTFLINCNNDSKKKNLQVSENITSHEKVKEEKGICDNYKSKGSLLIACKSWKDKLGDNAIIFSKNIKGTEKVEFFAELVKNNSNSSYLNIYDFIENCPVDFDINYIENSLSITDLDSDNIKEICFLYELACQGGIGPTTMKLMMIEADQKYKIRGLRKDEVSIRNPDIAINYDKSIIDKSFYKAPKKFLSFAQKKWEQNYGTKLRENISTLRKIQKVKSNDEGIATVTLSDNTVIKFEDPSPSFYNLSSYKIQHENIIVSSSGDSYGNEISIFLKLDSKKNEFYVTKVIVNFVLKQKSENNLKICTIDNINIPLVNYDSDEIYEKLTEAEDCIIKTQ
- a CDS encoding PAAR domain-containing protein, which encodes MPGPAATIGSMHTCPMCSGTTPHVGGPVTGPGIPTVLIGGKPAAVIGDQCTCTGPPDTIVMGCATVLIGGKPAATVGDMTAHGGTITVGETTVLIGTGCTAPTAVMPIQQLPFPEISILNRILRNTREAQANQEKIREEIKKQGRLGQFSISF
- a CDS encoding type VI secretion system Vgr family protein, which codes for MATLSNTQIAISGRVIPSFRSLSIQQHLGDHHYLELVCRTDVLEHASDEIIGDSKDLLGETIIVQVQAEAQYQDYRELQFKGLITAVNATKAHQSGASGDIVIIEAMSTTILADDGIHTTSYMDLDLTELLERTYQGYDVGKLATAFAPRQSDTIHYSVQKNESNFAYSARLAASTNNWFYYDGVQLVFGTPSNEETQLVYGRDLESFSVRMRPTPNKFAYATQDYLTNELYQKRSSEVATAAAGYHSLATNKGNVLYSKETNIYHHGVTDQNLQQRFEQQVEFHTQAIESKQVIAHGVSDNPGIQLGAVVRVEGYGSFRVIEVRHTNIEGGNYKNHFQAITTEIDVYPLATMLQHPVSTIEIGKVTDNADPEGMSRVKIQFPFQEITGETTPWIRVLTPHAGADKGFHFIPETGETVVCQFENNHSERPYVAGSLYHGVAKAENWQSEQNNVKAIRTRSGHTIELNDTEGEEKINIYDNDGSIITFDTQAKSLTINATEDINISAKNVHITAEENITLGAQQNVEVAAETAVKAISQGTVELQSEADTTVRSNAALAIEASSDMTAKGQNAIVEGLAGAELNSPQTKVSGSAMTEVSGGILKLN